In Helianthus annuus cultivar XRQ/B chromosome 9, HanXRQr2.0-SUNRISE, whole genome shotgun sequence, the following are encoded in one genomic region:
- the LOC110875867 gene encoding uncharacterized protein LOC110875867: protein MSRRLFTRIANDLAGLDPFFTQRLDARNYEGFTTLQKCTAAIRQLAYGTVADALDEYLQMSARTTRECLYRFCHNVVKLYSKKYLRKPNAYDVQQLYQAHEARHGFPGMLGSIDCMHWGWHNCPTAWHDQYTRGDYGYPTVILEAVASQDLWIWHSFFGLPGSLNDLNVLYQSAIFTDVVNGTGPDTRFTVSGVEYRRGYYLADGIYPSWSTIVKTIPYPEDEKRKKFAKRQEAARKDIERAFGVLQKKNGPSLHNRHVRSHQKGCVFVCTLAFCSIT from the coding sequence ATGAGTCGCCGCTTATTCACAAGGATTGCCAATGATTTGGCGGGGCTAGACCCGTTTTTCACGCAACGTCTTGATGCTCGAAATTATGAAGGGTTTACAACGTTACAAAAGTGTACtgcggccattcgccaactggcATACGGGACAGTGGCCGACGCTTTGGACGAGTACTTACAGATGTCGGCAAGAACTACGCGGGAATGTTTGTATCGGTTTTGCCATAATGTGGTGAAACTGTATAGCAAAAAATATTTGCGGAAACCAAACGCGTATGATGTTCAACAGTTGTACCAAGCTCATGAAGCAAGGCACGGGTTTCCGGGAATGCTTGGTAGCATTGATTGTATGCATTGGGGGTGGCATAATTGCCCGACTGCGTGGCATGACCAATATACGCGAGGTGATTACGGCTATCCAACCGTGATACTTGAAGCCGTGGCATCACAAGATTTGTGGATATGGCATTCTTTCTTTGGTCTCCCTGGTTCACTCAACGACCTCAACGTGTTATACCAATCGGCCATCTTTACCGATGTCGTTAATGGAACCGGTCCGGACACACGTTTTACAGTTTCTGGGGTTGAGTATAGACGTGGGTATTATCTTGCTGACGGGATATATCCGTCTTGGTCTACAATTGTAAAGACTATTCCATATCCCGAGGacgaaaaaaggaaaaaattcgCCAAGCGTCAAGAAGCTGCAAGAAAAGACATCGAACGTGCTTTTGGtgtcttacaaaaaaaaaatgggcCATCGTTGCACAACCGGCACGTGCGTTCACACCAAAAAGGTTGCGTCTTTGTATGTACGCTTGCATTTTGCTCCATAACATGA
- the LOC110877923 gene encoding F-box/kelch-repeat protein At1g22040, giving the protein MGAFLSKNHLKRIGSFHAPPNESCKRQKTSSGVWYDEPRLIPGLPDEISLQILARTPRIGYLNLKAVSPSWRAAVTSPEIYNIRKELGTTEEWLYILVNKGLFGRFLHALDPISKRWQRLPPIPNALVEIGYRRSLSCFRTVYRSCAFAAVDGCLYMLGGVSGCSSLTSVWKYDPVSNSWIEANPMSVGRAYFETGVLNNKLFVVGGISFSRVGDNHYSKTPLQSAEVFDPETGLWSDIPSMPCSKAHATAFLGGSQNPVTIGLASYRGKLYVPQSFLRLPFFADVGGEVYDPETNSWVDMPTVMGEDWPPRIWGTKPSVILDGDLYAMDPIYSLEGALEGGKVYVYNHPDDSWIVVEGYVPLRNHSPYILTGLLGKLHVVTIDDNDNMVVMRGDKRDDSTASLDEGDSESVTTSESYIWNVIASRNFRLGRLEGCQNLDI; this is encoded by the coding sequence ATGGGAGCTTTTTTGAGCAAAAATCATCTTAAACGGATTGGATCATTTCATGCTCCACCTAATGAATCCTGTAAGAGACAGAAAACATCATCAGGTGTTTGGTATGATGAGCCTCGATTGATTCCCGGTCTTCCTGATGAAATCTCTCTTCAGATTCTTGCTAGAACTCCCAGAATTGGCTATTTGAATTTGAAGGCAGTATCGCCCAGCTGGAGAGCCGCAGTAACCAGCCCTGAAATTTACAACATCAGGAAAGAATTAGGTACCACAGAGGAATGGCTCTACATTTTGGTGAATAAGGGGCTATTTGGACGTTTCTTGCACGCGTTGGACCCCATTTCTAAAAGATGGCAAAGATTGCCTCCTATTCCTAATGCACTTGTAGAAATTGGTTATAGACGAAGCTTATCGTGTTTTCGGACTGTGTATCGTAGTTGTGCTTTTGCAGCTGTTGATGGCTGCCTATACATGTTAGGAGGGGTGTCTGGATGTTCTAGTTTGACCAGTGTCTGGAAATACGACCCGGTTTCAAATTCTTGGATTGAAGCAAACCCCATGTCTGTTGGTAGGGCTTATTTTGAAACCGGGGTGTTAAACAATAAACTGTTTGTTGTTGGCGGCATTAGCTTTAGTCGTGTTGGTGATAATCATTACAGTAAAACCCCGCTACAGTCGGCAGAGGTTTTTGATCCCGAAACCGGGTTGTGGTCGGATATACCAAGCATGCCATGTTCAAAAGCACACGCAACTGCGTTTTTAGGAGGTTCACAGAACCCTGTTACTATAGGATTGGCATCTTACAGAGGAAAACTATATGTTCCTCAGAGTTTCCTTCGCTTGCCGTTTTTCGCTGATGTTGGTGGTGAAGTTTATGACCCTGAAACAAATTCATGGGTCGATATGCCAACGGTCATGGGTGAAGATTGGCCCCCTCGCATATGGGGAACCAAACCGAGTGTGATTCTTGATGGTGATCTATATGCGATGGATCCTATATACTCTTTGGAAGGTGCTTTGGAAGGTGGAAAAGTATATGTTTATAATCACCCCGATGATTCTTGGATAGTGGTTGAAGGATACGTGCCTTTACGCAACCACTCACCATATATACTTACGGGTTTACTTGGGAAGCTTCATGTGGTCACTATAGATGATAACGATAACATGGTAGTGATGCGGGGTGATAAACGAGATGATTCGACTGCATCATTAGATGAAGGAGATTCTGAATCAGTGACGACTTCTGAGTCATATATCTGGAATGTGATTGCTTCCAGGAATTTTCGTTTAGGCAGGCTTGAGGGTTGTCAAAATCTCGATATATAA